A single Myxocyprinus asiaticus isolate MX2 ecotype Aquarium Trade chromosome 50, UBuf_Myxa_2, whole genome shotgun sequence DNA region contains:
- the wu:fc11c11 gene encoding piggyBac transposable element-derived protein 4 isoform X1: MGSRKKKVSNTVEDNSEDFVNSVKEENDETTDLNESSEEESDASSVDSTAEMFIDGLDYFLDCNLSNDDSSSDEDCSPKATPQKRKRSGPSCTSQSPTKSLRSSSPVPTKSGKGKNRRSSIKRPLPFSKSNSDGKWHGVDKPDIEPSKPMFIPRRTPGPQLITTASYSPLQFFEFFFSTSVMQTIVRNSNAYGAKCQDGKKPWQNISIKDFRSYLALVIYMGLLKCSTLTDYWKKSDIYSLPFPAQIMSRSKFLTISSALQISDPKEDEENEKKKGTPEYDCLFKIKPLYQHIREACKASFHPFQNISIDERMVASKARNGLKHYMKNKPTRWGYKLFVLADSLCGYTCDFFVYEGKPNSEQSKGISYDSVMTLVNEKLLGTGYKLYVNNNYTSPTLFRDLLSKKIWACGTVRTNRIGHSKKTSPRGNIRWFRDDNLLFVEWKDKRDVLMCSTFHKAYSGDTVKRKVKGEDGVWTAEDFPVPAAVLDYNKNMGGVDLSDTLIGNYTVLHKTRKWYRSFFYHFVDIAVVNAFILHQHMAKAKNLKPLTQKKFREALVSELAGTGLSHTSAGTSISHTSAGVPKQSLSQDFHLPKYISGDRSIGRRRCRMCHCKTPMECVTCNVSLCFVAKRECFKKWHESGGCTEDDRVKI, translated from the exons ATGGGTTCACGTAAAAAGAAGGTAAGTAACACGGTTGAGGACAACTCGGAGGATTTTGTAAACAGTGTCAAGGAAGAGAACGACGAGACGACAGATTTGAATGAATCATCTGAGGAGGAGAGTGACGCCTCCAGCGTGGACTCCACAGCAGAGATGTTTATCGATGGTCTTGATTACTTCCTCGATTG TAATCTTTCAAATGACGATTCCTCTTCTGATGAGGACTGCAGTCCAAAGGCCACCCCTCAAAAGAGGAAGAGATCTGGTCCATCTTGCACATCACAATCGCCAACAAAGTCTTTGAGATCTTCTTCACCTGTCCCTACAAAAAGTGGCAAAGGGAAGAACAGGAGAAGCAGCATTAAACGGCCCCTTCCATTTTCAAAAAGCAACTCCGATGGTAAGTGGCACGGAGTGGATAAGCCTGATATTGAACCGTCTAAACCGATGTTTATACCTCGTCGAACACCTGGCCCACAGTTGATCACCACCGCATCATACAGTCCTCTGCAGTTCTTTGAATTCTTCTTTTCAACATCAGTGATGCAGACAATTGTAAGAAACTCAAATGCCTATGGGGCCAAATGTCAGGATGGAAAGAAGCCATGGCAGAACATTTCTATAAAAGATTTCAGATCATACTTGGCTCTGGTGATTTACATGGGTCTGTTGAAATGTTCCACACTGACAGACTACTGGAAGAAGTCGGACATCTACAGTCTGCCGTTTCCTGCTCAAATTATGTCCCGTTCAAAATTTCTCACCATCTCCAGTGCTCTTCAGATAAGCGATCCCAAAGAGGATGAAGAGAATGAAAAGAAGAAGGGAACGCCTGAATATGACTGCCTGTTTAAGATCAAGCCGCTGTACCAGCACATTCGAGAGGCCTGCAAGGCCTCTTTTCATCCCTTTCAGAACATCTCCATTGATGAAAGAATGGTGGCATCAAAGGCTAGAAATGGACTCAaacattatatgaaaaataaacctACACGATGGGGCTACAAACTATTTGTACTGGCAGATTCCCTCTGCGGCTACACGTGTGACTTCTTCGTTTACGAGGGAAAGCCAAATTCAGAGCAGAGTAAAGGTATTAGCTATGATTCGGTCATGACACTGGTGAATGAAAAGTTGTTGGGCACTGGCTACAAACTGTATGTGAACAACAACTACACCAGTCCCACACTCTTCAGGGACCTCCTCAGTAAGAAGATCTGGGCTTGTGGCACTGTTCGAACAAACCGAATAGGCCACTCAAAAAAAACATCTCCTCGCGGCAACATACGTTGGTTTCGGGACGACAACCTCCTGTTTGTGGAGTGGAAGGACAAGAGAGACGTGCTGATGTGCTCCACCTTTCATAAAGCCTACAGTGGTGACACCGTTAAAAGGAAGGTGAAGGGAGAAGATGGTGTTTGGACCGCTGAGGACTTCCCTGTTCCAGCTGCAGTGCTGGACTACAATAA AAACATGGGGGGAGTGGATCTGTCTGATACACTTATTGGAAATTACACAGTTCTGCATAAAACGAGGAAGTGGTATCGAtcctttttttaccattttgTGGACATCGCTGTTGTAAATGCCTTCATTTTGCACCAGCACATGGCCAAAGCGAAGAATCTGAAGCCTCTGACCCAGAAGAAGTTTCGGGAGGCACTTGTCTCAGAGCTTGCAGGAACAGGGCTTTCTCATACCTCTGCAGGAACAAGTATTTCTCATACCTCTGCAGGAGTTCCTAAGCAATCTCTTTCTCAAGATTTCCACCTGCCCAAGTACATCAGTGGGGACCGCAGTATTGGAAGGAGGAGATGCAGGATGTGTCATTGTAAAACTCCAATGGAATGTGTGACTTGTAATGTGAGTTTGTGCTTTGTTGCCAAGCGTGAATGTTTTAAGAAATGGCATGAATCAGGTGGTTGTACCGAGGATGACAGAGTAAAAATCTAA